From the genome of Gemmatimonas phototrophica, one region includes:
- a CDS encoding M14 family zinc carboxypeptidase, protein MLPLFWNRVRQLASGAATVAPLVLGVSGLLGRPMGAQTAAAVPTPASVLGWEPGADRKLPTWKQVTDYFAAVDKASARVTVRTLGKTTLGRPFIVAFISDSATLANLPRYQRIQHQLWDPRQRANATRDSLIAQGKNVILITSSIHSTEVGGFLTPLVVADRLARADTPEARSILANTIIMLVPSQNPDGVDIVGDWYRQTLDTPAEGTNPPALYHFYTGHDNNRDWYAFTQKETRYTVDSLYTPWVPQIVNDVHQQGANAGRIFIPPYMDPVEPNIDPVLTASTNALGMSMAWRIIADGKTGVATNASYDQWSPARQYSLNHRGARILTETASARLATAVNLPFELLGTGRGYDAKVASWNFPAVWPGGRWGIGDIVSYQVSATWALLVEAARDRAAWLTSYAALGERALDPAHPWTTSTTPAAYVIPKAQKDPAALARLVWSLQHGQVQLFESIPAGHYIVPMVQPFGSYAKALLERQVYPNLREYPGGPPKAPYDVTAHTLPLLFGVDVRAEQSLSLQTGALVPPVAEPAYQVPGLSGAPRKRIAIYQNNQSSMDEGWTRWVFDAHQIRFTSVRDADMRGGNLRARFDAIILPDQSALQLRRGLGAPYPDSLRGGLGEAGAAALKAFVEAGGTLLAFNEASNYAIETLALPVRNVLNGVRSTEFYAPGSLFGVTVTSGHPLAATYTAPVPAIWFEDSPTFEVTDPAKATAVLTYQSTGNPLLSGWLQGAEKLLGKAAMVDVQMGQGHVVLYGFRPQYRAQSNATWPLIWSALLR, encoded by the coding sequence ATGCTGCCGTTGTTCTGGAACCGTGTCCGTCAATTGGCGTCAGGCGCCGCCACTGTAGCACCGCTGGTGCTGGGGGTGAGCGGTCTCCTCGGACGACCAATGGGGGCTCAAACTGCCGCCGCTGTTCCCACGCCCGCGAGCGTGCTCGGTTGGGAGCCCGGCGCCGATCGCAAGCTGCCCACCTGGAAACAGGTCACGGACTATTTCGCGGCGGTGGACAAGGCCAGTGCGCGGGTTACGGTGCGAACACTGGGCAAGACGACGCTGGGGCGTCCATTCATTGTGGCGTTCATCAGTGATTCGGCGACGCTGGCCAATCTTCCGCGGTATCAGCGTATTCAGCATCAGTTGTGGGATCCGCGGCAGCGGGCAAATGCCACCCGTGATTCGCTCATTGCGCAGGGGAAGAATGTCATTCTGATCACGTCGAGCATTCATTCCACTGAGGTTGGCGGTTTTCTCACGCCGCTGGTGGTAGCGGACCGGCTGGCGCGTGCGGATACGCCGGAGGCGCGGTCGATTCTGGCGAATACCATCATCATGCTGGTGCCCAGTCAGAATCCCGACGGTGTTGATATCGTGGGCGATTGGTACCGGCAGACACTGGATACGCCGGCCGAGGGGACCAATCCTCCCGCGCTTTACCACTTCTACACAGGGCACGACAACAACCGTGACTGGTACGCGTTTACGCAGAAAGAAACACGTTACACGGTGGACTCCCTGTACACGCCGTGGGTGCCGCAGATTGTGAACGACGTGCACCAGCAGGGAGCCAACGCTGGACGCATTTTCATTCCGCCGTATATGGATCCGGTGGAGCCGAATATTGATCCCGTGCTCACTGCCAGCACCAATGCGTTGGGAATGTCGATGGCGTGGCGCATTATTGCCGACGGAAAGACGGGGGTGGCAACCAATGCGTCGTACGATCAGTGGTCACCGGCGAGACAGTACTCCCTCAATCATCGCGGGGCGCGCATTCTCACCGAAACGGCAAGTGCGCGATTGGCGACGGCCGTCAATCTCCCCTTCGAGTTGCTGGGCACTGGACGCGGCTACGATGCCAAGGTGGCTTCGTGGAATTTCCCCGCGGTCTGGCCGGGTGGGCGGTGGGGGATTGGGGATATCGTGAGTTATCAGGTGAGTGCCACCTGGGCGTTGTTGGTGGAGGCGGCACGCGATCGTGCCGCGTGGCTTACCAGCTATGCGGCGCTGGGAGAACGCGCCCTCGATCCGGCGCATCCATGGACCACCAGTACGACCCCGGCCGCCTATGTCATTCCCAAGGCGCAGAAGGATCCGGCCGCACTGGCCCGTTTGGTCTGGTCACTGCAGCACGGACAGGTGCAGCTGTTTGAAAGCATTCCGGCTGGCCACTACATCGTGCCCATGGTGCAGCCGTTCGGGTCCTATGCCAAGGCACTGCTGGAGCGACAGGTCTATCCCAACCTGCGCGAGTATCCGGGAGGGCCGCCCAAGGCGCCGTACGACGTCACCGCGCACACGCTGCCGTTGCTCTTTGGCGTTGACGTCCGGGCAGAACAGTCGCTGTCCCTCCAGACAGGGGCCCTGGTGCCACCGGTGGCTGAGCCGGCGTACCAGGTGCCCGGATTGAGCGGGGCCCCCCGCAAGCGCATCGCGATCTATCAGAACAATCAGTCGTCGATGGACGAGGGGTGGACGCGCTGGGTCTTTGATGCACACCAGATTCGGTTCACCTCGGTCCGCGATGCCGACATGCGCGGTGGCAATCTGCGGGCTCGCTTCGATGCCATCATTCTGCCGGATCAATCGGCGCTGCAACTGCGCCGCGGGCTGGGCGCTCCCTATCCCGACTCTCTCCGTGGCGGGCTGGGTGAGGCCGGCGCGGCCGCACTCAAGGCGTTCGTTGAAGCTGGCGGCACCTTGCTCGCCTTCAACGAAGCGAGCAATTACGCCATCGAAACGCTGGCACTGCCGGTACGCAACGTACTCAACGGTGTGCGAAGCACCGAGTTCTATGCGCCTGGGTCGCTCTTCGGCGTGACGGTGACTTCGGGCCATCCGTTGGCGGCAACATACACGGCACCGGTTCCGGCCATCTGGTTTGAGGACAGCCCAACGTTCGAAGTCACCGATCCTGCGAAGGCGACGGCCGTACTGACCTATCAGTCCACCGGCAATCCGCTCCTCTCCGGTTGGCTGCAAGGTGCCGAAAAACTGCTCGGCAAGGCAGCCATGGTGGATGTTCAGATGGGGCAGGGGCATGTGGTGCTGTACGGCTTCCGACCGCAGTATCGCGCGCAGAGTAACGCCACGTGGCCGTTGATCTGGAGCGCGCTGCTGCGGTGA